From the genome of Lentilactobacillus buchneri, one region includes:
- a CDS encoding OsmC family protein, which yields MAIYNVHTTLRDIGAQTINTAGVHQFVADEPTKFRGTDAGPNPVQYLLGAVGACLGASAASLVHRPGSNIKVEEFEVEVTGETERFADKSSRVKSIHVKLTCHTNLDKEGNDRFIEDTIHLCTVHNTLKDSVEFTFEITD from the coding sequence ATGGCAATTTATAACGTTCATACTACCTTAAGAGACATTGGAGCTCAAACAATTAACACTGCGGGGGTCCATCAGTTTGTGGCAGACGAGCCCACCAAATTCCGTGGCACCGATGCCGGCCCCAACCCGGTTCAATACTTGCTGGGCGCTGTGGGTGCCTGTCTGGGTGCCAGCGCCGCATCATTGGTTCACCGCCCCGGTTCCAATATTAAAGTGGAAGAATTTGAAGTCGAAGTTACCGGCGAAACAGAACGTTTTGCCGACAAGTCTTCACGGGTCAAAAGTATTCATGTGAAATTGACCTGCCACACCAACTTGGATAAGGAAGGCAACGATCGATTCATCGAGGATACCATTCATCTGTGCACCGTCCACAATACTTTGAAAGATTCCGTGGAATTTACCTTTGAGATTACGGATTAA